The following are from one region of the Salvia splendens isolate huo1 chromosome 2, SspV2, whole genome shotgun sequence genome:
- the LOC121787430 gene encoding beta-galactosidase 8-like isoform X1 translates to MRGGTVAAAALDLLLILAAATPFCFGANVTYDHRGLVIGGRRRVLISGSIHYMRSTPQMWSDLIQKSKDGGLDVVQTFVFWNLHEPIRGQYDFTGRKDLVKFVKLVGEAGLMVHLRIGPYACAEWNYGGFPMWLHFIPGIVMRTDNEPFKVEMKRFTAKIVNMMKEENLYASQGGPIILSQIENEYGNIDSAYGKSAQTYISWAASMAVSLDTGVPWVMCQQSDAPNPIINACNGFYCDQFTPNANNKPKMWTENWSGWFSSFGDPVPRRPAEDTAFSTARFYQLGGSFLNYYMYHGGTNFGRTSGGPFITTSYDYDAPIDEYGLLRQPKWGHLKDVHNAVKLCEEALVATDPTTTSLGPKLEATVYKTESGLCAAFLANVDDQSDATVNFSGNSYHLPAWSVSILPDCKTVAINTAKINSVAAISKFVPQLSPKDTTVEDAFSGWSWINEPVGISSNSAFTKLGLQEQINTTADKSDYLWYSLSKTIKGDELFLQDGSRTVLHVNSLGHGFYAFNNGQLVGSAKGNYSDPSVSVDIPINLVSGENKIDLLSLTVGLQNYGAFYDTKGAGVTGPVQLKGSHNQSTVDLSSKLWTYQIGLRGEELGLFTGSSSEWIMQPTLPKNQPLVWYKTTFEAPTGSSPVAIDFSGMGKGQAWINGQSIGRYWPRRVASNAGCTESCNYRGSFSPSRCMKNCGQPTQQFYHVPRSWLQPGSNTMVLFEEMGGDPTQISFATRETGSICSHISDSHPNPLSTWMISDEETRKQAQPTLSLDCPLHNQVISEILFASFGTPQGVCGSFSHGECSSKEALSTVEKACIGLRSCSIIVSADTFGDPCGGISKSLAVEASCKWLDPHENAYSGSIRSL, encoded by the exons atgagaGGCGGAACAGTTGCGGCGGCGGCGCTTGATCTCTTGTTGATTTTGGCTGCGGCGACGCCGTTTTGTTTTGGCGCCAATGTGACTTACGATCACCGTGGGCTAGTAATCGGCGGCAGGAGACGCGTTCTGATTTCCGGCTCCATTCATTACATGCGCAGCACTCCTCAA ATGTGGTCGGATTTGATACAAAAATCGAAGGATGGAGGATTGGATGTGGTTCAAACTTTTGTTTTCTGGAATCTGCACGAACCAATTCGAGGCCAG TATGATTTTACAGGAAGAAAAGATTTGGTCAAATTTGTGAAATTGGTTGGGGAAGCTGGTCTCATGGTTCATCTTCGAATAGGCCCTTATGCTTGTGCAGAATGGAACTATGG GGGGTTTCCTATGTGGTTGCATTTTATTCCCGGAATAGTTATGCGAACTGATAATGAGCCGTTTAAG GTTGAAATGAAGAGGTTTACAGCCAAGATTGTGAACATGATGAAGGAAGAAAATCTATATGCATCCCAAGGTGGACCCATTATTTTGTCACAG ATTGAGAATGAGTATGGGAATATTGATTCAGCATATGGTAAGAGTGCCCAAACTTACATAAGTTGGGCTGCATCAATGGCTGTATCATTGGACACAGGGGTACCCTGGGTCATGTGCCAGCAAAGTGATGCTCCAAATCCCATA ATCAATGCTTGTAACGGGTTTTACTGCGACCAATTTACACCAAATGCAAATAACAAACCAAAGATGTGGACAGAGAACTGGAGTGGATG GTTCTCCTCATTTGGCGATCCTGTGCCTCGCAGGCCTGCAGAAGATACTGCATTCTCCACTGCGCGTTTTTACCAGCTTGGTGGAAGTTTCCTCAACTATTACATG TATCATGGTGGAACTAACTTTGGCCGTACTTCTGGGGGACCTTTCATTACAACGAGCTATGATTATGATGCTCCAATTGATGAATATG GCCTTCTGAGACAGCCAAAGTGGGGTCACCTGAAGGATGTACACAATGCTGTAAAGCTTTGTGAAGAGGCACTAGTGGCAACAGATCCGACAACTACTTCTCTTGGTCCCAAATTGGAG GCTACAGTTTACaaaaccgaatcagggctgtgTGCTGCATTTCTCGCAAATGTGGACGACCAATCTGATGCGACAGTGAACTTCAGCGGAAATTCTTATCACTTGCCTGCCTGGTCTGTCAGCATCTTACCTGACTGCAAGACTGTGGCTATCAATACCGCGAAA ATCAACTCTGTGGCCGCCATTTCAAAGTTTGTTCCTCAACTCTCACCAAAAGACACAACTGTTGAAGATGCATTCTCGGGGTGGAGCTGGATCAACGAGCCTGTCGGCATATCTAGCAACAGTGCGTTCACAAAGCTAGGCTTACAGGAGCAAATAAATACTACTGCTGATAAAAGTGACTATCTTTGGTATTCTCTGAG CAAAACAATAAAAGGAGATGAGCTTTTCCTGCAAGACGGATCTCGGACAGTGCTTCATGTGAATTCGCTTGGTCACGGGTTTTATGCTTTTAACAACGGGCAGCTTGTAG GGAGTGCGAAAGGAAACTACAGCGACCCAAGTGTGTCTGTAGATATACCTATCAACCTCGTATCTGGAGAGAACAAAATTGATCTCTTGAGTTTGACAGTGGGGTTACAG AATTATGGAGCATTTTATGATACAAAAGGTGCAGGAGTAACTGGTCCTGTGCAGTTGAAAGGTTCACATAATCAATCTACTGTTGATCTTTCCTCAAAACTGTGGACATATCAG ATTGGTTTGAGAGGAGAAGAGTTAGGCCTATTCACTGGAAGTTCATCTGAATGGATAATGCAGCCTACTTTGCCCAAGAATCAACCATTGGTTTGGTACAAG ACAACTTTTGAGGCTCCCACCGGAAGCAGCCCAGTAGCAATCGATTTCTCAGGAATGGGGAAGGGTCAGGCATGGATAAACGGGCAGAGCATTGGCCGCTACTGGCCCAGACGCGTAGCTTCAAATGCTGGCTGCACTGAATCTTGCAACTACAGAGGATCATTCAGCCCCAGTAGATGCATGAAGAATTGTGGACAGCCTACTCAGCAATT CTATCATGTCCCACGTTCGTGGCTGCAACCAGGTTCAAACACCATGGTCTTATTCGAGGAAATGGGAGGCGATCCTACACAAATATCTTTCGCCACAAGAGAGACTGGAAGCATATGCTCTCATATATCAGATAGTCACCCCAACCCACTGAGTACCTGGATGATTTCAGATGAAGAAACGAGGAAACAAGCTCAGCCAACTCTATCACTGGACTGCCCTTTACACAATCAGGTCATATCTGAAATCTTGTTTGCCAGCTTTGGAACTCCTCAAGGGGTGTGTGGAAGTTTCAGCCATGGTGAATGCAGCAGCAAAGAGGCTCTTTCAACTGTAGAGAAG GCCTGCATAGGGTTAAGAAGCTGCAGCATCATTGTCTCGGCCGACACATTTGGTGATCCGTGCGGAGGAATCTCTAAAAGTTTGGCTGTTGAAGCTTCCTGCAAATGGTTAGATCCACATGAAAATGCATATAGTGGTAGTATCCGTTCTTTGTGA
- the LOC121787430 gene encoding beta-galactosidase 8-like isoform X2 yields the protein MKRFTAKIVNMMKEENLYASQGGPIILSQIENEYGNIDSAYGKSAQTYISWAASMAVSLDTGVPWVMCQQSDAPNPIINACNGFYCDQFTPNANNKPKMWTENWSGWFSSFGDPVPRRPAEDTAFSTARFYQLGGSFLNYYMYHGGTNFGRTSGGPFITTSYDYDAPIDEYGLLRQPKWGHLKDVHNAVKLCEEALVATDPTTTSLGPKLEATVYKTESGLCAAFLANVDDQSDATVNFSGNSYHLPAWSVSILPDCKTVAINTAKINSVAAISKFVPQLSPKDTTVEDAFSGWSWINEPVGISSNSAFTKLGLQEQINTTADKSDYLWYSLSKTIKGDELFLQDGSRTVLHVNSLGHGFYAFNNGQLVGSAKGNYSDPSVSVDIPINLVSGENKIDLLSLTVGLQNYGAFYDTKGAGVTGPVQLKGSHNQSTVDLSSKLWTYQIGLRGEELGLFTGSSSEWIMQPTLPKNQPLVWYKTTFEAPTGSSPVAIDFSGMGKGQAWINGQSIGRYWPRRVASNAGCTESCNYRGSFSPSRCMKNCGQPTQQFYHVPRSWLQPGSNTMVLFEEMGGDPTQISFATRETGSICSHISDSHPNPLSTWMISDEETRKQAQPTLSLDCPLHNQVISEILFASFGTPQGVCGSFSHGECSSKEALSTVEKACIGLRSCSIIVSADTFGDPCGGISKSLAVEASCKWLDPHENAYSGSIRSL from the exons ATGAAGAGGTTTACAGCCAAGATTGTGAACATGATGAAGGAAGAAAATCTATATGCATCCCAAGGTGGACCCATTATTTTGTCACAG ATTGAGAATGAGTATGGGAATATTGATTCAGCATATGGTAAGAGTGCCCAAACTTACATAAGTTGGGCTGCATCAATGGCTGTATCATTGGACACAGGGGTACCCTGGGTCATGTGCCAGCAAAGTGATGCTCCAAATCCCATA ATCAATGCTTGTAACGGGTTTTACTGCGACCAATTTACACCAAATGCAAATAACAAACCAAAGATGTGGACAGAGAACTGGAGTGGATG GTTCTCCTCATTTGGCGATCCTGTGCCTCGCAGGCCTGCAGAAGATACTGCATTCTCCACTGCGCGTTTTTACCAGCTTGGTGGAAGTTTCCTCAACTATTACATG TATCATGGTGGAACTAACTTTGGCCGTACTTCTGGGGGACCTTTCATTACAACGAGCTATGATTATGATGCTCCAATTGATGAATATG GCCTTCTGAGACAGCCAAAGTGGGGTCACCTGAAGGATGTACACAATGCTGTAAAGCTTTGTGAAGAGGCACTAGTGGCAACAGATCCGACAACTACTTCTCTTGGTCCCAAATTGGAG GCTACAGTTTACaaaaccgaatcagggctgtgTGCTGCATTTCTCGCAAATGTGGACGACCAATCTGATGCGACAGTGAACTTCAGCGGAAATTCTTATCACTTGCCTGCCTGGTCTGTCAGCATCTTACCTGACTGCAAGACTGTGGCTATCAATACCGCGAAA ATCAACTCTGTGGCCGCCATTTCAAAGTTTGTTCCTCAACTCTCACCAAAAGACACAACTGTTGAAGATGCATTCTCGGGGTGGAGCTGGATCAACGAGCCTGTCGGCATATCTAGCAACAGTGCGTTCACAAAGCTAGGCTTACAGGAGCAAATAAATACTACTGCTGATAAAAGTGACTATCTTTGGTATTCTCTGAG CAAAACAATAAAAGGAGATGAGCTTTTCCTGCAAGACGGATCTCGGACAGTGCTTCATGTGAATTCGCTTGGTCACGGGTTTTATGCTTTTAACAACGGGCAGCTTGTAG GGAGTGCGAAAGGAAACTACAGCGACCCAAGTGTGTCTGTAGATATACCTATCAACCTCGTATCTGGAGAGAACAAAATTGATCTCTTGAGTTTGACAGTGGGGTTACAG AATTATGGAGCATTTTATGATACAAAAGGTGCAGGAGTAACTGGTCCTGTGCAGTTGAAAGGTTCACATAATCAATCTACTGTTGATCTTTCCTCAAAACTGTGGACATATCAG ATTGGTTTGAGAGGAGAAGAGTTAGGCCTATTCACTGGAAGTTCATCTGAATGGATAATGCAGCCTACTTTGCCCAAGAATCAACCATTGGTTTGGTACAAG ACAACTTTTGAGGCTCCCACCGGAAGCAGCCCAGTAGCAATCGATTTCTCAGGAATGGGGAAGGGTCAGGCATGGATAAACGGGCAGAGCATTGGCCGCTACTGGCCCAGACGCGTAGCTTCAAATGCTGGCTGCACTGAATCTTGCAACTACAGAGGATCATTCAGCCCCAGTAGATGCATGAAGAATTGTGGACAGCCTACTCAGCAATT CTATCATGTCCCACGTTCGTGGCTGCAACCAGGTTCAAACACCATGGTCTTATTCGAGGAAATGGGAGGCGATCCTACACAAATATCTTTCGCCACAAGAGAGACTGGAAGCATATGCTCTCATATATCAGATAGTCACCCCAACCCACTGAGTACCTGGATGATTTCAGATGAAGAAACGAGGAAACAAGCTCAGCCAACTCTATCACTGGACTGCCCTTTACACAATCAGGTCATATCTGAAATCTTGTTTGCCAGCTTTGGAACTCCTCAAGGGGTGTGTGGAAGTTTCAGCCATGGTGAATGCAGCAGCAAAGAGGCTCTTTCAACTGTAGAGAAG GCCTGCATAGGGTTAAGAAGCTGCAGCATCATTGTCTCGGCCGACACATTTGGTGATCCGTGCGGAGGAATCTCTAAAAGTTTGGCTGTTGAAGCTTCCTGCAAATGGTTAGATCCACATGAAAATGCATATAGTGGTAGTATCCGTTCTTTGTGA